A single genomic interval of Parvularcula marina harbors:
- a CDS encoding DUF924 family protein, which yields MRLFRRPPTTEGSAAPVMELHAVEGLAIARKGKSIVAASTAARLLKEGSYPDVLYFPAENIHPTAHLPVEGTTTCPWKGEANYYTADGAPKAAWTYYSAKDLVAEISGMIAYNDAYIDVETLSLPAVPAEAEEVLTFWLEETPSELHFRVDPELDAAIAARFGALFDEAARGALDDWQETPRGTLALLILLDQFSRNLFRGKAEAFAQDEKAQGIAARLVEKGWDLALSPDERAFAYLPFMHAEDMDLQNRSVDLFMSRLPGSTNVSYALGHRKTFHQHGRFPGRYEARGITS from the coding sequence ATGCGGCTGTTCAGACGCCCCCCCACCACTGAAGGCTCGGCCGCGCCGGTTATGGAGCTGCATGCCGTTGAGGGGCTGGCCATCGCCCGCAAGGGCAAATCGATCGTTGCGGCCAGCACTGCCGCACGGCTGTTAAAAGAGGGCAGCTATCCGGACGTCCTCTATTTCCCTGCCGAAAATATCCACCCCACAGCTCATCTGCCTGTGGAGGGCACGACCACCTGTCCGTGGAAGGGCGAGGCGAACTACTACACCGCCGACGGCGCGCCAAAGGCCGCCTGGACCTATTATTCTGCAAAGGATCTCGTCGCCGAGATCTCGGGCATGATCGCCTATAATGATGCCTATATCGATGTTGAAACGCTTTCCCTGCCGGCGGTGCCTGCCGAGGCGGAGGAGGTTCTGACCTTCTGGCTGGAGGAAACCCCGTCTGAGCTGCATTTCAGGGTCGATCCGGAACTTGATGCGGCGATTGCGGCGCGGTTCGGGGCGCTGTTTGACGAAGCGGCGAGGGGGGCGCTGGATGACTGGCAGGAAACCCCGCGCGGCACGCTGGCGCTCCTGATCCTGCTCGACCAGTTCTCCCGCAATCTCTTTCGCGGCAAGGCCGAGGCCTTCGCGCAGGATGAAAAGGCGCAAGGGATCGCCGCGCGCTTGGTCGAGAAAGGCTGGGATCTGGCGCTGAGCCCCGATGAGCGGGCCTTTGCCTATCTGCCCTTCATGCATGCCGAGGACATGGACCTTCAGAACCGCTCAGTGGATCTTTTCATGAGCCGCCTGCCAGGCAGCACGAATGTCAGCTACGCGCTCGGCCACAGAAAGACCTTTCACCAGCATGGCCGGTTCCCCGGCCGCTACGAGGCGCGCGGTATCACTTCATGA
- a CDS encoding DUF2312 domain-containing protein has protein sequence MADGSQSFDDTSSSSTDIVAADRLRLFIERIERLEEDKKAIMEDIKEVFAEAKGEGYDTKIMRQVIRLRKMENHDRQEMETLLDLYLTALGER, from the coding sequence ATGGCCGATGGATCACAAAGCTTTGACGACACCTCTTCCTCCTCGACGGATATCGTCGCGGCCGACCGGCTGCGGCTGTTCATCGAACGGATCGAGCGCCTCGAAGAAGACAAGAAGGCGATCATGGAAGACATCAAGGAGGTCTTCGCCGAGGCCAAGGGCGAAGGCTATGACACCAAGATCATGCGTCAGGTGATCCGCCTGCGGAAAATGGAGAACCATGACCGCCAGGAAATGGAGACCCTGCTTGACCTTTACCTGACGGCGCTGGGCGAGCGCTGA
- the aroQ gene encoding type II 3-dehydroquinate dehydratase, whose amino-acid sequence MRIDILNGPNLNLLGTREPEIYGSMTLAEIAEMVKEHAGESHQIIFEQTNSEGTLVDLIQRAGREADGLILNAASYTHTSIAVHDALKAVAVPKVEVHLSNPLAREEFRHHSYVSPVVNVVIAGAGPEGYRLAVTALINMTGS is encoded by the coding sequence ATGCGCATCGACATTCTGAACGGCCCCAACCTCAACCTGCTCGGCACGCGCGAGCCGGAAATCTATGGCTCCATGACGCTCGCAGAAATCGCCGAGATGGTGAAGGAGCATGCGGGCGAGAGCCACCAGATCATCTTTGAGCAAACCAACAGCGAAGGCACGCTGGTCGATCTGATCCAGCGAGCGGGTCGCGAGGCCGACGGGCTGATCCTGAATGCGGCGAGCTACACGCATACGTCGATCGCGGTGCATGATGCGCTCAAAGCCGTGGCGGTGCCGAAGGTTGAGGTGCATCTCTCCAACCCGCTGGCGCGGGAGGAATTCCGGCACCATTCCTATGTCAGCCCGGTCGTGAATGTCGTCATCGCGGGCGCGGGACCAGAGGGCTATCGGCTGGCCGTCACCGCGCTCAT